The Nicotiana tabacum cultivar K326 chromosome 1, ASM71507v2, whole genome shotgun sequence genome segment aaaatcaatttgatgctcaatgccaTGTAAAGGTGGCAATCCATTCGGAATATCTTCTGGAAAGAAatcttcaaaatcctgcaaaagagaagaaatactacttggcaaagaagaagttagcaactcagaattaatcaaagtCTCTTTctaagtaagtagtattatgggcagcccctcttttcttgcatttaaacactctttggtttttatataaaaactctatttttttctttccttaacctctttcctctcaccaagactgtctattttttcattcaaacccttttttatctcttctctcaaattgctgccctctctctctttctctcggccatctctctttttttctaattcttggccttctttcttttctttttcttcaagcTCAGTTTTTATCTCTCCCCTTGGTTTTCCCATTGTTTctcttaatctcttttgatcttcaaacacttgagaaggagataaaggtgcaagagtaaatttcctGCCATTTAGTTCAAGAAAATATCTATTCTTTcttccatcatgaaaaacattcctGTCATACTGCCAAGGACGACCCAGTAAGATATGACAATCTTGCATAGGTAttatgtcacaaagaatatcatcctcatatctaccaacattaaatgaaatcatacactgtttgtttacctttagttcaccactatcatttaaccattggagtctatatggagtagggtgtttcatgcatgcaagtcccaatttttccacaaagtatgaactcaccacattagcacaactaccattatcaatgatcatagagcaagtttttccctttttcccacacctagtatggaatatattctccctttgttaTTCGCTATTGCTTgccaaattgatagtcataatccttctaactaccccaatcatgccctcattaggtagttctacatcatcttcatcactcatctctccctcttcttctccctcacctttttcactctcatatcctccattttctctaagaatgatgtttcttctacttggacattcatgcatcatatgaccccttcctttacatttatgacattgaatataactagaaggtgtaaaaagtttagggttaaaggttttacctccctctttgttctcaaatttacctttacccttgtcttcttgaggtctagaaAAACTCTTCATCTCATGATATGGccatggcttcttggagatggtgcttgtccgacctttccacgagctagtctgctttcttttattttgattttctatctttacagacaaatcaactaactcatctattgtaacatattgttgtaattctactacatcagctatttccttatttaaatcatttaaaaacctagccattgtagcctcttcttcctctgtacaattagcttggatcatagccatatccatagccttaaagtactcatccacagacatggacccttgcttcaatgtttggagacgttgttgtagctctctttgaaagtgtgatggcacgaatctcttcctcatcaccctcttcatctcagcccaagtagcaactggtgcttgtccttcttgcaatctgtccctagcaagctttttccaccaaatagcagcatagtcagaaaactcaacaacaacaagtttaactttcttaccctcagagtagttgtgacaatcaaagatggcttcaacctttctctcccaatcaaggtacaagtctgggtcccttgctcccttgaatgatggcatcttcatctttatactacttatattgtcatcttctactctacctctttgtcccctcctatctcttcccaccctatcaaaatcaatatcattaaaatcatctatagggttttcttgatttacaatgggagcatggggtacatttctcctagcttggggtctaacattattttccctccTAAGTTCAGCTATTTTATCATTTTGATCGACAATGGTAtccctcatctcttggagttgcaaattcaacctttcaaattgttgatgcatagcttgcaaggtaaaatcatttcttgctttgatttcagcttcttggagaacccttcgttcatcatcactacctgtacgcgacatctttaaaaaaaaagtgtAAATTGTATCACAAAActtagctctttttttttctcggaataacctttgaacaaaatactttatagatttataattaaacccaactcgtatgaaattcttagtagtaaaatttagatttttggggaactaatgaaagaaaaaccaaatcctagaactattaggctcggttgaaacatgaCACGAACAAAAAAGAAAGGATTAtatgtttagattagaaagagtaagaaaatctaggatctcctcttcttgtttcctttgttaatttttggtaacaaattagatacaaaagaaatatcctggagagcacgcaattctattttttgttctaaaaactgattttttttttttaatttttcttttcttttcttttctttgctcttagtattcaagaaatcccaagacttaccaagaacgaaatcttgataaaaaccgctctgataccacttgataacaactaggtcgggaatccaaattagagtaagaatttgagaagtaaatgcggaagcaataacaacaaggagaacaactagaattaaagagatgaaaataaaggatatgggaaaaattcaaggaaagaattccaagaacttccaagaacgtaagttctatagccttgacaagatcaaagtaacaacgtcttgatttatggaagaaatcaaatgcctttacttaaaaagcaaatcaaaacaataagtTCGAATTTTGAcaactttacgagtaacttgagacaacaattaataactagtattaatcgccttctaagaataccacaaaggaatcaaagatatcataaaagagaaataatcttactaccttgatctaagaactagtaaaggttgaaagataaatctcaaagcacaaataacaaaggttcaaaagaactctcaaagtatgatatacttaatcaataaatgttctGTCTTATGAATGAGacgaactccttatttataggagttaaaagcacttaaaataatgtagggggttgctaaaaagtcatctaaattatgtagggggctgctaggggtcacaatagccatcaatCTTAGGTAGGTGactcctaaggggtaacaaaagccatcaaaattaagtggggggcggccaaatccttttaggggcagatttgggccttaaaactattagtttgggccaattgtttggactccaattgggctccttttgaaacacccccttttggacctcttttaaggtcattttaAGCCCTATTgttggacttcaagggctgatttggtaactcaatcttcctcctcttggacttcaatttggactaccaaataattgtaaaacttggacaattcatctcctttgggcttgagctcttcctctacaattaaaagcttctttatttgccattgaagactagcaaccttagcttgcaactctttagcttgagatcttgtaaatagccttggagcttccaaaactctatcatctcgatcattgtccttaactatatccttgttcttgatgctatcaGTTAAACTTGctgttgttgagttttctgactatgctgctatttggtggaaaaagcttGCTAGGGACAGATTGCCAGAAGGAGAAGCACCAgttgctacttgggctgagatgaagagggtgatgaggaagagattcgtgccatcacactttcaaagagagctacaacaacgtcttcaaacattgaagcaagggtccatgtctgtggatgagtactttaaggctatggatatggctatgatccaagctaattgtacagaggaagaagaggctacaatggctaggtttttaaatggtttaaataaggaaataactgatgtagtagaattacaacaatatgtaacaatagatgatttagttgatttgtctgtaaagatagaaaatcaaaataaaagaaagcagactagctcgtggaaaggtcggacaagcaccatctccaagaagccatggCCATATCATgagatgaagagttcttctagacctcaagaagacaagggtaaaggtaaatttgagaacaaagaggaaggtaaaacctttaaccctaaaccttttacaccttctagttctattcaatgtcataaatataaaggaaggggacatatgatgcatgaatgtccaagtagaagaaacatcattcttagataagatggaggatatgagagtgaaaaaggtgagggagaagaagagggagatgtgagtgatgaagatgatgtagaactacctaatgagggcatgattggggtagttagAAGGATTATGACAATCAATTTGGCAAGCAATAgcgaagaacaaagggagaatatatttcatactaggtgtgggataaagggaaaaacttgctctatgatcattgatagtggtagttgtgctaatgtggtgagttcatactttgtggaaaaattgggacttgcatgcatgaaacaccctactccatatagactccaatggttaaatgatagtggtgaactaaaggtaaacaaacagTGCATGACTTCATTTaatgttggtagatatgaggatgatattctttgtgacataatacctatgcaagcttgtcatatcttactgggtcgtccttggcagtatgacaggaatgtttttcatgatggaagaaagaatagatattctcttgaactaaatggcaggaaatttactcttgcacctttatctccttctcaagtgtttgaagatcaaaagagattaagagAAACAATGGAAAAACCAAGGGGAGTGACAAaaagtgagcttgaggaaaaagaaaagaaagaaggccaagaattagaaaaaaagagagatggtcgagagaaagagagagagggcagcaatttgagagaagagataaaaaagggtttgaatgaaaaaatagacagtcttggtgagaggaaagaggttaaggaaagaaaaaaagagagtttttatataaaaaccaaAGAGTGTTTtaatgcaagaaaagaggggctgcccataatactacttacttacaaagagactttgattaattctgagttgctaacttcttctttgccaagtagtatttcttctcttttgcaagattttgaagatgtctttccaGAAGATATTTCTAATGGATTGCCCCCTTTATgtggcattgagcatcaaattgattttgtacctggatcccaaatcccaaataggccagcctataggagtaatccagaagagacaaaagaacttcaaaggcaagttgaggagttgcttgagaaaggttttgtgagagagagcatgagcccttgctcggttcccgtcctattggtaccaaaaaaggatggaacttggaggatgtgcgtggattgtagagtaatcaacaagattacggtaaagtatcgccaccctattcctcgtcttgattacatgttggatcaattacatggatccaaaatattttctaaaattgatctaaaaagtggttaccatcagattcgaatgaatcctggagatgaatggaaaactgcttttaagaccaaatatgggctttatgagtggttagttatgcctttcggcttgactaatgcacctagcactttcatgagattaatgaatcatgtttttaaggattttcatggaaaatttgttgtggtgtaattcgatgatatcttggtcttttctaacactttagaagagcatgtagaacacctaaaacaagtttttgaagttcttagaaagcaatttttatttgctaatcttaaaaagtgtactttttatgtggatcgtgtgattttcttgggttttgtagtttgttctaaaggagttgaggttgatgaagagaaaatcaaagcaataaaagaatggcctaaacctaagagtgtaactgaagttaggagttttcatggacttgctagtttttataggaggtttgtgagagactttagtaccattgcttctcctttaactgaagttattaaaaaggataagatttttaaatggggaaaagaacaagatgatgcttttaacttgttgaaagaaaagttatgttctgctccattattacaattgcctgatttttctaaatcttttgaaattgaatgtgatgcttcgggcaaaggaataggtgctgttttgatgcaagattctaaacctattgcctactttagtgaaaagttaagtggagccacattgaactattccacttatgacaaagagctatatgctttggtaagggctttagccacatggcaacattacttgtggccaagagagtttgtcattaCAACTGatcatgaatccttgaaatacttgaagagtcaaggtaagcttagtagaaggcatgctaagtgggttgaattcattgaaacgtttccttatgtaatttcttacaaacaagggaaagagaatgttgttgctgatgcactttcaaggaggtatgtcttagtttctaccctgacttctaaattaatgggttttgatcaaatcaagggactttatgctaatgatgttgattttggcaaaatttttgcagattgtaagttgagtccttttgagaggtttaacctTCAAGATGGAtttctctttaaggaaaataagttatgtattcctaattgctctttacgtgaagtatttgtaagggaaacacattgtggagggcttatgggacactttggagtcccaaagacactagacatactggccgaaaatttcttttggcctggAATGAGAAAAATGTTGAAACAATGTGCGCacagtgtttggaatgtaaacaatctaaatctaaagtgttaccacatggtctttacacACCATTACCTGATCCTACTTCGCCTTGGATTGATATTTCCatggattttgtgttaggtttgcctagaacaagatatggtaaggatagtatatttgttgtggtagataggttctccaaaatggctcattttattccttgtttaaagactaatgatgcctcacatgttgctgatctttttgtaaaagaggttgtcaaatttcatggtatacctagaactattgttagtgatagggatgctaagtttttgagccacttttggcgtgtgttttgggggaagttaggtactaaattgttgttttctacttcttgtcacccacaaactgatggacaaactgaagtagttaatagaaccttaggaaacatgttgagggctgttttgaaaggtaaattaactgtaacaccccataaatctGGATTAGTTGTGGATGTGTTAGATGACTATTAATGTGATCTTTTAGACATGTGAAGCCCTATCAAGATGAGTATGGGTAATGTAATACTCCATAAATATGAATCAGCTGTGTACGGACAAGGACTATTTATGTAATACCCCGTAATTTGAAtcggttgtggatgcattaaatgagtattagcgtgatggtaattgagtggttatgttaataagtgtataagttatgttagaggtgaattggggtctaagtagaggcctaagtctaagccaagttggaaaatttcaaaatGGACTAAAGCTGTGAATGAATAGGCACATGACCTCGCTTTGAACGATCATATCTACGTTTATATAACGAGTTGTGTGATtcataacctatcaaattaaagctctttgagtctagtttccaacgcaataaatcgttcatcatttggacgtgtatacagaaagttatgaccatttcacTGGTCAGGTGTCAGAGCGCGCGAAGTCTCGCATTTCGCGCGTCTAAGGCAGAATGCTCAGCAAAACGCGCGAACAAACGCGCGAACAACGTGCGAACTACGCGACTGAAGGTTTTTAAGTACTCTAAAGGCCGGAAATAATAGAAATTGAGTCACTTCTCAAGCTTAGGGTTTCCTCTACaccccaactcgaccaaggcatccaattgcacacctaaggtgagtttttaagtgtgttttcatggtgatttcacttctcaatcactagttacaacatgattttgattgggtttcataggatttcttcaaaatctcaagaacaccccaaaagttgtctttcaagatttggtctacaagaggtaatcctacacccttagacttacatatatgatGTTATTATTGAATTATGAGtgtgaatcaagtattacaacttatggtatggtgattggaagtcataaattcccaatttaaatgcatgaccatggtagggatttaaaggtgattatttgataggatttgttggttgggcgtgaatggatggtcatacatatgttgttggaagttataaatttgttaggaatgatggtggaatgaattgttggttaatggtgatagttggatgaaccaacactatagttatgaggtgtaaatatctatgcctacaagatgtttgataatatgcctaaatggcataagttatggaatttattactaatattgggttccattggatattgctattgtagattgaaggttcttagtgttgtggatcattgtagtatcactaaggggagacattgaggtatgtgaggctaactctctatgtttgggaatgttaatgatcctccctacactacgttccttttacgacgtatcaattgcctcagaaatatagttaagtctagttccttgaatagttgtagaacttctattctctagcttcataactcgttcatgactttcattctgaacgtcgTGAGCTCAAATCATACttaatatagacttgggtttgatatCCGTAAGTCTCAGTACAGCTTACCCAGTATGTCATAGACAGTTGAAGTTTCAatgttcaagaatacatgtcccattccagtatcatgtaactcagtatgattcagtattcTAGTATTATGTACTCAGTATGGtctagtattccagtatcatgtaactcagtatgatccagtattccagtattatgtactTAGTATGGtctagtattccagtatcatgtagcCGTGATTCAGTATATCACTATCATGTATTACAGTATGATTcccagttcctgattttaaatccctgaatgtagaacacctatatttgggcctgaggccgcagtcaatgctttatgcatctttgggcctgaggccgcaatttatgatttatgcatctttgggcctgaggccgcagtttatgatttatgcatctttgggcctgaggccgcagtttatgctttatgcattttggacctgagctcgcagttatgtatacgtatacttggatgctttatgcattttggacctgaggtcgcagttatgtatacgtatacttgggcccgaggccgcagtttgtgcacatatatatatatatattgggcctgaggccgcagtttattattcagataaacaggttgttcatcattcaggagagggagtattcatatccttacttcctttgttcagttcgaTTATCAGTTACCATTTTAGTTGCCAGTTATcagtttagttatcagttatcagttcagctatcagttatcagttaccaGTTTAGCTATCAtatatcagttcagttatcagttatcatttcagtttcagtttcaatagttatcatttcagttatcaattatcaaatctcagttatcagcttaatttcagtttcagcatttataattctttctttcagttgctttacataccagtacaattcaaatgtattgacgtcccttttgcccggggcctgcatttcacaatgcaggtaatgatttacaggttgatgattccgagcgctaggattctcgtaccagctatttggtgatcccagttcttttggggcattatcattaccttacagtcttcagtatttttttgttacagtcagtgttttcagtactttatagaggcttcatagactagagtaacagttagacaaagtcacgggcttttcatattaagctatgttggctacaaatatgttttagaattgtattagtatttccgcactttgatttataacATCCGGACTTTCaatatatcagcatgtgttagcttatcttccgcatttagtatgttatgatatcacatgttgattcagccagccagttggttcgctcggtcacatgtagtcaggcaccgagtgctgtgttacgtccaggcccaggttcaggGCGTGACATTAACTTCATGGGAAGaccacttacctatgattgaatttgcttacaatagaacaatccattcttctacaggtatgtctccttttgaggttgtttatggtattaatcccttcactccccttgatttattaccattacaAACTAATGAATAGCtaatcttgatggtaggacaaaggctgagatgatgaaaaaaaatcatgaacaaacaaggcttgcaattgagaagaaaaatgagcaaactgccttgagaaagaataagggacgaaagcaagttatttttaaacctggagatttagtttgggttcactttagaaaggagagatttccttccaaaaggaagtcaaagttgcatcctagaggagatggcccatttcaagtccttgaaaggattggagacaatgcttacaagttgGACCTTCCTGGTGAGTTCCAAGTAAGTGCCACATTTAATGTTGCTGACTTatctttgtttgatgtaggatcgaattcgag includes the following:
- the LOC142181582 gene encoding uncharacterized protein LOC142181582; translation: MSRTGSDDERRVLQEAEIKARNDFTLQAMHQQFERLNLQLQEMRDTIVDQNDKIAELRRENNVRPQARRNVPHAPIVNQENPIDDFNDIDFDRVGRDRRGQRGRVEDDNISSIKMKMPSFKGARDPDLYLDWERKVEAIFDCHNYSEGKKVKLVVVEFSDYAAIWWKKLARDRLQEGQAPVATWAEMKRVMRKRFVPSHFQRELQQRLQTLKQGSMSVDEYFKAMDMAMIQANCTEEEEATMARFLNDLNKEIADVVELQQYVTIDELVDLSVKIENQNKRKQTSSWKGRTSTISKKPWPYHEMKSFSRPQEDKGKGKFENKEGGKTFNPKLFTPSSYIQCHKCKGRGHMMHECPSRRNIILRENGGYESEKGEGEEEGEMSDEDDVELPNEGMIGVVRRIMTINLASNSE